GGAGATTTGGTTGCCATTATGGGCTTTGGTGGGGGTCTGACTTGGGGATCTGCTATTTTCAGATGGATGGCATAACAAGATAATAGGCACATCAAAAATATGCAACAGCCAAATACGAGTACGTTTTTTTTTAAGAAAAAAGAGAGATTCATTAAATAAAAGGAAGGGGCATTATTATATGATGGATTATGGCTTAACTGAAGAACAAAAAATGATCAGAGATTTAGCAGCAAAAATTGCTAATGAGAGAGTACTCCCGGCAAGGGCAGAACTCGACGAAAATGGAGAATTTCCTTGGGAAATCATGAATTGCTGCGCAGAAGCAGGCTTATTCGGGATCTATATCCCAGAAGAGTACGGCGGTTTTGGTGCAGGAGCATTCGAGTCAATTCTTGCAATAGAAGAATTAAGCAAAGCATGTATCGGTGTATCGGTTTCTTATGCAGCTAGCGGATTGGGAAGTTATTCAATATTATTATTCGGGACCGAAGAACAAAAGAAAAAATATTTACCTGATATAGCAGCAGGGAAAAAACTAGCAGCATTCGGTCTTACCGAAGCAAACGCAGGAAGCGATGCCGGTGGCATTCAAACCACGGCAGTCCTTGATGGGAACGAATATGTTATCAATGGTACCAAACAATGGATCACGAACGGCGGAGAAGCAGAAACTTACACCGTTGTTGCGATGACAAACAAAGCCAAAGGCGCCAGAGGAGCGAGCACCTTTATTATTGAAAAAGGCACACCAGGGTTTTCTTTCGGAAAAAAAGAAAACAAAATGGGTATAAGAACATCCGCAACTCGAGAACTCGTATTCGAAAACTGCAGAATTCCTAAAGAAAATATTCTAGGGAAAGAAGGTATGGGGTTTCTTATTGCAATGAAAACCTTAGATATGTCACGACCAGGTATCGGAGTTCAAGGTGTAGGGCTTGCTCAGGGTGCACTTGATTTAGCTGTCCAATATGCCAGAGAGCGCGTTCAATTCGGCAAACCGATTATTGCAAACCAGGCCGTACAACATATGCTTGCAGATATGGCAATGCAGACTGAAGCAGCCAGAGCTCTCGTATATGCAACAACACGTTTTATGGACGCAGACAGCGGCAGCTATTCCAAAGAGTCAGCTATGAGCAAATGCTTTGCGGCTGATGTAGCGATGAAAGTTACTACCGATGCCGTTCAGATCCTTGGCGGGTATGGCTATATGAAAGAATATCCTGCTGAAAAGATGATGAGAGATGCAAAGATTCTTCAGATTTATGAAGGAACAAATCAGATTCAACGAAATGTAATAGCACAATGTCTAGTCAAAGAAGCAGCATCTAAAAAATAAATTAATTTCAGGGGGCAAAATAATATTTGCCCCTTTCGTTATTCATAACGAGGAGGATATATTCGTGGATATTATTGTATGTATAAAACAAGTTCCTGATACAAGCGACGTTAAAATCAATCCTGAAACCAATACATTAATGAGAGAAGGGGTTCCCAGCATAACGAATCCATTCGATGAAAATGCAATTGAAGCTGCTCTGCATCTCAAAGAAAAAGTTGGAGGCAACGTAACTGTCGTCAGTATGGGCCCACCGCAAGTTGAAAGTGCTCTGAGAGACGCTATAGCTTTAGGGGTAGATAATACCGTACTAATAAGCGATCGCGCGTTTGCAGGCGCAGACACTTGGGCTACATCGTATACCTTGGCGAAAGGCATAGAAACCCTTGGCAAATACGATTTAATAATCTTCGGCAAACAAGCAATTGATGGAGATACAGCACAGGTTGGACCGGGGGTGGCAGAATTTTTGAATATCCCGGTAGTTACCTACGTAAGAAAAATAGTTGAAGTTAAAGACAACATAATAACCGTTGAGCGAATGTTTGAAGATGGCTATGAAGTTATTGACATCAAACTTCCTTGTGCAATAACTGTACTTAAAGAAATTAACACAATAAGAATGCCATCCCTCAAAGGAAAAATGAAGGCAAAAACTGCGGTTATCGACAAACTGTCTGCCCAGGATATTAATGCAGATCTCTCATTGTGCGGACTTAACGGATCACCAACGCAAGTAGTCAAAATATTTACGCCGCCGCCAAAAGGCAAAAGAGAAATGCTGTGCGGAGAAATCTCAGAAACAGTTTCATGTTTATGCCAAAAACTTAAAGATCTGAAAGCTATTTAGGAGGACAAAATATGGGTATTTCAGTTAATG
Above is a window of Candidatus Margulisiibacteriota bacterium DNA encoding:
- a CDS encoding acyl-CoA dehydrogenase, whose protein sequence is MDYGLTEEQKMIRDLAAKIANERVLPARAELDENGEFPWEIMNCCAEAGLFGIYIPEEYGGFGAGAFESILAIEELSKACIGVSVSYAASGLGSYSILLFGTEEQKKKYLPDIAAGKKLAAFGLTEANAGSDAGGIQTTAVLDGNEYVINGTKQWITNGGEAETYTVVAMTNKAKGARGASTFIIEKGTPGFSFGKKENKMGIRTSATRELVFENCRIPKENILGKEGMGFLIAMKTLDMSRPGIGVQGVGLAQGALDLAVQYARERVQFGKPIIANQAVQHMLADMAMQTEAARALVYATTRFMDADSGSYSKESAMSKCFAADVAMKVTTDAVQILGGYGYMKEYPAEKMMRDAKILQIYEGTNQIQRNVIAQCLVKEAASKK
- a CDS encoding electron transfer flavoprotein subunit beta, which encodes MDIIVCIKQVPDTSDVKINPETNTLMREGVPSITNPFDENAIEAALHLKEKVGGNVTVVSMGPPQVESALRDAIALGVDNTVLISDRAFAGADTWATSYTLAKGIETLGKYDLIIFGKQAIDGDTAQVGPGVAEFLNIPVVTYVRKIVEVKDNIITVERMFEDGYEVIDIKLPCAITVLKEINTIRMPSLKGKMKAKTAVIDKLSAQDINADLSLCGLNGSPTQVVKIFTPPPKGKREMLCGEISETVSCLCQKLKDLKAI